The following coding sequences are from one Rhipicephalus microplus isolate Deutch F79 chromosome 3, USDA_Rmic, whole genome shotgun sequence window:
- the LOC142803001 gene encoding uncharacterized protein LOC142803001, with product MPSGGPSYGSYCCVSWCFNNGRTHKKPGTSFFRVPRDGRMKAWMQYAGRDDLLSKPASLLYATYRVCSDHFTAQSFMDPGHTRLTRMAVPSVQPAAPCSLSVASSSDCDMAAEAALQGPAVEASKSGSHTLRCPDEQGGSSLVAGERIFADFVLPEKTLTSRSAVTKGTCVAGRSQDCSDSTVRGTEQASQDPPEDVSANSSTPECLRDNCDYAFIAAVFNVLFYV from the exons atgccgtccggcggtccaagctacggcagctactgctgtgtatcgtggtgcttcaacaatggcagaacccacaagaagcctgggacgagtttcttccgcgtaccacgggacggcag gatgaaagcatggatgcagtatgctggacgcgatgatctcctgagtaagccggccagcctattgtacgcaacgtacagggtttgtagcgaccattttactgctcaaagtttcatggaccctgggcacacaaggcttacaagaatggctgttcccagtgtgcaaccagctgcaccat gttctctgagcgtcgcttcaagtagtgactgtgacatggctgcagaagctgcactgcaag gacctgcggtagaggcttcaaaaagcggctcccacacattgaggtgccccgatgaacagg gtggcagctcccttgtagctggtgaaagaatttttgctgatttcgtcttgccggagaaaaccttaaccagtcgttcagctgtcacaaaaggaacctgtgtggccg gccgctcgcaagattgttccgacagcactgtccgaggcactgaacaagcttcacaagaccctccagaagacgtctccgccaacagctccacgcctgagtgccttagagataattgtgactatgcttttattgcagcagtttttaatgtgctattttatgtttag